A stretch of Microbacterium caowuchunii DNA encodes these proteins:
- a CDS encoding class II 3-deoxy-7-phosphoheptulonate synthase, producing the protein MLSSLDPLDHWRTLPIKQQPMWPDADAVADVSAEISTLPPLVFAGEVDRLRDRLARAASGRAFLLQGGDCAETFAGATAEQIRNRIKTLLQMAVVLTYGASMPVVKMGRMAGQFAKPRSSDTETRGEVTLPAYRGDIVNGFDFTEGSRTADPQRLLKGYHTAASTLNLIRAFTQGGFADLREVHSWNKGFAENPANQRYERIAGEIDRAIKFMEAAGADFEELRHVEFYTGHEGLLMDYERPMTRIDSRTLTPYNTSAHFLWIGERTRDLDGAHVDYFSKIRNPIGVKLGPTTSTDTALALIDKLDPEREPGRLTFITRMGAGKIRDALPPLLEAVKDSGATPLWVTDPMHGNGITTPTGYKTRRFDDVVDEVRGFFEAHRAVGTFPGGIHVELTGDDVTECLGGSEMIDEATLATRYESLCDPRLNHMQSLELAFLVAEELEKR; encoded by the coding sequence ATGCTCTCCTCGCTCGATCCTCTCGATCACTGGCGGACGCTGCCCATCAAGCAGCAGCCGATGTGGCCCGACGCCGACGCTGTCGCCGACGTCTCCGCCGAGATCTCGACCCTGCCCCCGCTGGTGTTCGCCGGAGAGGTGGACCGCCTGCGGGACCGCCTCGCCCGTGCCGCATCCGGTCGCGCGTTCCTCCTGCAGGGCGGTGACTGCGCCGAGACGTTCGCCGGCGCGACCGCCGAGCAGATCAGGAACCGCATCAAGACGCTGCTGCAGATGGCCGTCGTCCTCACCTACGGCGCATCGATGCCCGTTGTGAAGATGGGCCGGATGGCGGGCCAGTTCGCCAAGCCGCGCTCCAGCGACACCGAGACGCGCGGGGAGGTGACGCTGCCCGCGTACCGCGGCGACATCGTGAACGGCTTCGACTTCACCGAAGGCTCCCGCACGGCCGACCCGCAGCGCCTGCTCAAGGGCTACCACACCGCCGCGTCGACGCTGAACCTCATCCGTGCGTTCACGCAGGGCGGGTTCGCGGACCTCCGCGAGGTGCACAGCTGGAACAAGGGCTTCGCCGAGAACCCGGCCAACCAGCGCTACGAGCGCATCGCCGGCGAGATCGATCGTGCGATCAAGTTCATGGAGGCCGCCGGCGCGGACTTCGAAGAGCTGCGTCACGTCGAGTTCTACACGGGCCACGAGGGCCTGCTGATGGACTACGAGCGTCCGATGACGCGGATCGACTCGCGCACCCTCACCCCGTACAACACGTCCGCGCACTTCCTCTGGATCGGGGAGCGCACCCGCGACCTCGACGGTGCGCACGTCGACTACTTCTCGAAGATCCGGAACCCGATCGGCGTGAAGCTCGGGCCGACGACGTCGACCGACACCGCGCTGGCGCTGATCGACAAGCTCGATCCCGAGCGCGAGCCGGGCCGGCTCACCTTCATCACCCGGATGGGTGCCGGGAAGATCCGCGATGCGCTGCCGCCCCTGCTGGAAGCGGTGAAGGACTCGGGCGCGACCCCGCTGTGGGTGACCGACCCGATGCACGGCAACGGCATCACGACCCCGACCGGGTACAAGACCCGTCGTTTCGATGACGTCGTGGACGAGGTGCGTGGTTTCTTCGAGGCGCACCGTGCCGTGGGTACCTTCCCCGGCGGCATCCACGTGGAGCTGACCGGCGACGACGTGACCGAGTGCCTCGGCGGGTCCGAGATGATCGACGAGGCCACGCTGGCGACGCGTTACGAGTCGCTGTGCGACCCGCGCCTGAACCACATGCAGAGCCTGGAGCTCGCGTTCCTCGTGGCCGAGGAGCTCGAGAAGCGCTGA
- a CDS encoding lysophospholipid acyltransferase family protein, with protein MFYWLMKYVVIGPIVKGVFRPWIVGRRNIPAEGAAILASNHLSFADSIFLPLMIDRPMSFLAKSDYFTGRGLRGWATRAFFKGTGQIPIDRSGGKASEASLNTGLQVLGGGDLLGIYPEGTRSPDGKLYRGRTGIARMALEAHVPVVPVVMVDTDTIMPIGKRIPRIGRVGIVIGEPLDFSRFAGMEGDRYVLRSVTDEIMIALQRLGAQEYEDVYASTVKNRAVARASEGTRSSLD; from the coding sequence ATGTTCTACTGGCTGATGAAGTACGTCGTGATCGGCCCCATCGTGAAGGGCGTCTTCCGGCCCTGGATCGTCGGGCGGCGGAACATCCCCGCGGAGGGGGCGGCGATCCTCGCCAGCAACCACCTGTCGTTCGCCGACTCGATCTTCCTCCCCCTGATGATCGACCGGCCGATGTCGTTCCTGGCCAAGAGCGACTACTTCACCGGGCGCGGCCTGCGCGGGTGGGCGACGCGGGCGTTCTTCAAGGGCACAGGTCAGATCCCCATCGACCGCTCCGGCGGCAAGGCGTCCGAGGCCTCGCTGAACACCGGCCTGCAGGTGCTCGGGGGTGGAGACCTGCTCGGCATCTACCCGGAGGGCACCCGCAGCCCCGATGGGAAGCTCTACCGGGGGCGGACCGGCATCGCCCGGATGGCACTGGAGGCGCACGTTCCGGTCGTGCCGGTGGTCATGGTCGACACCGACACCATCATGCCCATCGGGAAGCGGATCCCGCGGATCGGACGTGTCGGCATCGTGATCGGTGAGCCCCTCGATTTCTCCCGTTTCGCCGGCATGGAGGGCGACCGTTACGTGCTGCGGTCCGTGACCGACGAGATCATGATCGCGCTGCAGCGACTGGGCGCCCAGGAGTACGAGGATGTCTACGCCTCGACCGTGAAGAACCGAGCCGTGGCACGCGCATCTGAGGGGACCCGCTCCTCGCTAGACTGA
- a CDS encoding ROK family glucokinase: MHAVGIDIGGTKIAGGIVDENGDIIRRSRVATPVDVAEIEAAVAAMVTELAAGEPVVAGVAAAGFIDRDRSRVYFAPNIAWRDEPLRERLEALTGVPVLIENDANAAGWAEYRYGAGEDLRDVVMLTLGTGVGGAVVVDGALLRGGHGVAAELGHMRLIPNGRTCGCGQRGCLEVYGSGRALQQEAAEIAQDAAFGIGAGLAAAAGAPEGLSGEVISRLVQQGDPGALEALRRIAVAVGTACGSFAAILDPERFVIGGGVSQLGEVLLAPMREAFADAMPAYGSRPVADFAVARLTNDAGVIGVADLARRRFLTEN; the protein is encoded by the coding sequence GTGCACGCAGTGGGAATCGACATCGGCGGGACGAAGATCGCCGGCGGCATCGTCGATGAGAACGGCGACATCATCCGCCGCAGTCGCGTCGCCACGCCGGTGGACGTCGCCGAGATCGAGGCCGCCGTGGCAGCCATGGTGACCGAGCTGGCGGCGGGCGAGCCCGTGGTCGCGGGAGTCGCCGCGGCCGGGTTCATCGACCGCGATCGGTCGCGCGTGTACTTCGCCCCGAACATCGCGTGGCGCGACGAACCGCTGCGCGAGCGTCTCGAGGCGCTCACCGGCGTTCCGGTGCTCATCGAGAACGATGCCAACGCCGCCGGATGGGCCGAGTACCGCTACGGCGCGGGGGAGGACCTCCGCGACGTCGTGATGCTGACCCTCGGCACCGGCGTCGGCGGCGCGGTGGTCGTCGACGGCGCGCTGCTGCGCGGTGGCCATGGTGTCGCCGCGGAGCTGGGTCACATGCGGCTCATCCCGAACGGGCGCACATGCGGATGTGGACAGCGCGGCTGCCTCGAGGTCTACGGTTCCGGGCGCGCACTGCAGCAGGAGGCGGCGGAGATCGCCCAGGACGCCGCATTCGGCATCGGTGCCGGCCTGGCGGCGGCTGCCGGAGCACCGGAAGGGCTCAGCGGTGAGGTGATCTCCCGTCTCGTGCAGCAGGGCGACCCGGGCGCCCTGGAAGCGCTGCGGCGCATCGCCGTCGCCGTCGGCACCGCGTGCGGCAGTTTCGCCGCCATCCTCGATCCGGAGCGTTTCGTCATCGGCGGGGGAGTGTCCCAGCTCGGCGAGGTGCTGCTCGCTCCCATGCGCGAGGCGTTCGCCGACGCCATGCCCGCGTACGGCTCGCGCCCGGTCGCCGACTTCGCGGTGGCGCGGCTCACGAACGACGCCGGCGTCATCGGCGTCGCGGATCTCGCGCGGCGGCGGTTCCTGACGGAGAACTGA
- a CDS encoding AMP-dependent synthetase/ligase, with amino-acid sequence MSATVFEVPAIVPADPEANIADLLADRVSATPDLALFAVPDGDGWRDVSAAEFERQVIALAKGFVSAGIEPGDKVGFLARTTYDWTLVDFALFYAGAVMVPVYETSSPGQIEWILSDSGAVAVIVESAAHAASLAEVRPNLPLIRSAWQMQSGDLDTMITAGASVPDDEIARRRKLANASDIATLIYTSGSTGRPKGCVLTHGNFVELSRNSAVALHEVVEVPGASTVLFITTAHVFARFISILNIHAGVKTGHQPDTKQLLAALGSFHPTFLLAVPRVFEKVYNSAEQKAEAGGKGKIFRAAAQVAVDHSQYLQDGKKIPFGMRIKFALFDKLVYSKLRAAMGGSVKFAVSGSAPLGPRLGHFFHSLGIHILEGYGLTETTAPATVNLAEKSKIGTVGPALPGVGIRIAEDGEVEVRGINVFKEYWRNPEATAEAFDGDWFKTGDIGSLDEDGFLTITGRKKEIIVTAGGKNVAPAALEDPIRANPIVGQVVAVGDHRPFISALITLDSEMLPTWLANNGHRADMTLAEAAKDPAVRAEVQRAVDRANASVSRAESIRKFTILETEWTEASGHLTPKMSIKRNVIMDDFTVEVEELYRVPENTSNIPLA; translated from the coding sequence ATGAGCGCTACAGTTTTCGAAGTCCCCGCGATCGTCCCCGCCGATCCCGAGGCGAACATCGCCGATCTCCTCGCCGACCGGGTCTCCGCGACGCCGGACCTCGCCCTCTTCGCCGTCCCCGACGGCGACGGATGGCGAGACGTCTCGGCCGCTGAATTCGAGCGGCAGGTGATCGCCCTCGCGAAGGGCTTCGTCTCCGCCGGGATCGAGCCGGGCGACAAGGTGGGGTTCCTCGCCCGCACGACGTACGACTGGACCCTGGTCGACTTCGCCCTCTTCTACGCGGGCGCCGTGATGGTGCCCGTCTACGAGACGAGCTCGCCCGGCCAGATCGAGTGGATCCTCTCCGACTCCGGCGCCGTCGCCGTCATCGTGGAGAGCGCCGCGCACGCGGCGAGCCTGGCCGAGGTGCGGCCGAACCTCCCCCTCATCCGGTCGGCGTGGCAGATGCAGTCCGGGGACCTGGACACCATGATCACCGCGGGCGCGTCCGTCCCGGACGACGAGATCGCGCGCCGGCGGAAGCTCGCCAACGCCTCGGACATCGCCACACTCATCTACACCTCGGGCTCGACCGGCCGCCCCAAGGGCTGCGTCCTCACCCACGGCAACTTCGTGGAGCTGTCGCGCAACTCCGCCGTCGCCCTGCACGAGGTCGTGGAGGTGCCCGGCGCATCCACCGTGCTGTTCATCACGACGGCCCACGTGTTCGCACGATTCATCTCCATCCTGAACATCCACGCCGGGGTGAAGACCGGTCACCAGCCCGACACCAAGCAGCTGCTCGCCGCACTGGGTTCGTTCCACCCGACGTTCCTCCTCGCGGTGCCGCGCGTGTTCGAGAAGGTGTACAACTCCGCGGAGCAGAAGGCCGAGGCGGGCGGTAAGGGCAAGATCTTCCGCGCCGCCGCGCAGGTCGCCGTCGACCACTCGCAGTATCTGCAGGACGGCAAGAAGATCCCGTTCGGCATGCGCATCAAGTTCGCCCTGTTCGACAAGCTCGTCTACAGCAAGCTGCGCGCGGCCATGGGCGGCTCCGTGAAGTTCGCGGTCTCCGGGTCGGCCCCCCTCGGGCCCCGCCTCGGCCACTTCTTCCACAGCCTCGGCATCCACATCCTCGAGGGGTACGGCCTCACCGAGACGACGGCACCCGCGACGGTCAACCTCGCGGAGAAGTCGAAGATCGGCACCGTGGGTCCCGCCCTTCCCGGTGTCGGCATCCGCATCGCCGAGGACGGCGAGGTCGAGGTGCGCGGCATCAACGTCTTCAAGGAGTACTGGCGCAATCCGGAGGCGACCGCCGAGGCGTTCGACGGCGACTGGTTCAAGACCGGCGACATCGGTTCGCTGGATGAGGACGGCTTCCTGACGATCACCGGCCGCAAGAAAGAGATCATCGTCACGGCAGGCGGCAAGAACGTCGCGCCGGCGGCGCTGGAGGACCCGATCCGGGCCAACCCGATCGTCGGACAGGTCGTCGCCGTGGGCGATCACCGCCCGTTCATCTCCGCGCTGATCACGCTGGACTCCGAGATGCTGCCCACGTGGCTCGCCAACAACGGGCACCGCGCCGACATGACGCTCGCCGAGGCGGCCAAGGACCCGGCCGTCCGCGCCGAGGTGCAGCGCGCGGTGGACCGGGCGAACGCGAGTGTCTCCCGCGCCGAGTCCATCCGCAAGTTCACGATCCTGGAGACGGAGTGGACGGAGGCATCCGGCCACCTGACCCCGAAGATGTCGATCAAGCGGAACGTGATCATGGACGACTTCACGGTCGAGGTCGAAGAGCTCTACCGGGTGCCCGAGAACACCAGCAACATCCCGCTCGCGTAG
- a CDS encoding peptide deformylase, whose product MTVRPIRLFGDPVLKSQSAPIDDIDDGIRALVRDLLDSVELPGRAGVAAPQIGVGLRAFSYNIDGDIGYILNPVLVEVSGEPEPVGEGCLSVPGLWHDVMRYPHAKAVGIDLDGNEVVLEGDGLLAQALQHETDHLDGLLYLDRLDREQRRVALREVRESDWF is encoded by the coding sequence ATGACCGTCCGCCCCATCCGGCTCTTCGGCGACCCCGTCCTGAAGAGCCAGAGCGCGCCCATCGACGACATCGACGACGGGATCAGGGCGCTCGTGCGGGATCTGCTGGACTCCGTGGAGCTCCCTGGCCGCGCGGGCGTCGCCGCCCCTCAGATCGGCGTGGGCCTGCGGGCCTTCAGCTACAACATCGACGGCGACATCGGGTACATCCTGAATCCCGTCCTGGTCGAGGTCTCCGGGGAACCGGAGCCGGTCGGCGAGGGCTGCCTGTCCGTGCCGGGCCTCTGGCACGACGTGATGCGCTATCCGCACGCGAAGGCGGTGGGCATCGACCTGGACGGCAACGAAGTGGTCCTCGAGGGCGACGGTCTGCTCGCCCAGGCCCTTCAGCACGAGACGGACCACCTGGACGGTCTGCTCTACCTCGATCGGCTCGATCGTGAGCAGCGCCGCGTGGCGCTGCGCGAAGTGCGCGAGAGCGACTGGTTCTGA
- a CDS encoding MinD/ParA family ATP-binding protein yields MPDRDDQNQVDGDDDIIDEPVSVDAAGFDILGTQTAQVAVTLPPSDEDDYVDDDVLADDVAPEPVAFVSITRPADTEEVHVVHEDDVEGTEPDPSAPRTDTVDAVEVHDTGETPRVTPEAEPAPTGPVSAAPRRAEPRTDAPRPARAEGRALEQAADAVPAPVTLAARRVDEQDAHRETPDLLTADRLLQGDRLPRREPEGTWPHLVYSLTGGRVRLSDSRRARGRRELDAKIAAPLAGGARFVAILSRKGGVGKTTVTALLGMALADAREDRIIALDANPDRGTLAERIGRPSGKTVRDLTGSRTRVHGFNEISSIVVRDETRLDVLASDADPHISEAFDDSDYRDVAALAAHYYSIVLTDTGTGIVHSVMGATLEASDSLVIVAGLSIDEARLASETLTWLETNGYADLARQAVVVLNASRPGAPLIRQNELEEHFRSRVRAVVRLPYDARIATGGAITFRDLQPATRTAARELAAVVVEGIGTVRATGAA; encoded by the coding sequence ATGCCTGATCGAGACGATCAGAACCAGGTGGACGGCGATGATGACATCATCGACGAGCCTGTGAGCGTCGACGCCGCAGGGTTCGACATCCTGGGCACACAGACCGCGCAGGTCGCGGTGACCCTGCCACCGAGCGACGAGGACGATTACGTCGATGACGACGTCCTCGCCGACGACGTGGCCCCGGAGCCGGTCGCCTTCGTGTCGATCACACGCCCCGCCGACACCGAGGAAGTGCATGTCGTGCATGAGGACGACGTCGAGGGGACCGAGCCGGATCCGTCGGCACCGCGCACGGACACGGTGGACGCCGTCGAGGTCCACGACACCGGCGAGACCCCGCGCGTGACGCCGGAGGCGGAACCCGCGCCCACCGGTCCGGTCTCGGCCGCTCCCCGGAGGGCCGAGCCCCGCACGGACGCGCCCCGTCCGGCGCGCGCCGAGGGGCGCGCACTGGAGCAGGCGGCGGATGCGGTCCCCGCACCGGTGACCCTCGCCGCGCGACGCGTCGACGAACAGGACGCCCACCGTGAGACGCCGGACCTGCTGACGGCGGACCGCCTCCTGCAGGGCGACCGTCTTCCGCGGCGTGAGCCGGAGGGTACCTGGCCCCATCTCGTGTACAGCCTGACCGGGGGTCGCGTCCGGCTCTCGGACAGCCGGCGTGCCCGCGGTCGCCGCGAACTCGACGCCAAGATCGCCGCGCCCCTCGCTGGCGGCGCGCGCTTCGTGGCCATCCTGTCCCGTAAGGGCGGGGTGGGCAAGACGACCGTCACGGCCCTTCTCGGGATGGCCCTCGCCGACGCTCGCGAGGACCGGATCATCGCTCTCGACGCGAACCCGGACCGAGGCACGCTCGCGGAGCGGATCGGCCGCCCGAGCGGGAAGACCGTACGCGATCTGACCGGCTCCCGCACGCGGGTGCACGGATTCAACGAGATCTCCTCCATCGTGGTGCGCGACGAGACCCGTCTCGACGTCCTCGCGTCGGATGCGGACCCGCACATCTCGGAGGCGTTCGACGACTCCGACTACCGTGACGTGGCGGCACTGGCCGCCCACTACTACTCGATCGTGCTGACCGACACCGGTACCGGCATCGTCCACTCCGTCATGGGGGCCACGCTCGAGGCATCCGACTCGCTCGTGATCGTCGCCGGACTGAGCATCGACGAGGCGAGACTCGCCTCGGAGACGCTGACCTGGCTGGAGACCAACGGCTACGCGGACCTCGCCCGCCAGGCCGTGGTCGTCCTCAACGCCTCCCGGCCCGGTGCGCCCCTGATCCGGCAGAACGAGCTGGAGGAGCACTTCCGCAGCCGCGTCCGCGCGGTCGTCCGCCTGCCGTACGACGCCCGCATCGCGACCGGCGGGGCGATCACGTTCCGCGACCTGCAGCCGGCCACGCGTACGGCGGCACGGGAGCTCGCCGCGGTCGTCGTCGAGGGCATCGGCACCGTCCGCGCGACGGGCGCGGCATGA
- a CDS encoding pyruvate carboxylase — protein sequence MFRKILVANRGEIAIRAFRAAYEVGARTVAVYPYEDRFSLHRLKADEAYQIGEKGHPVRAYLDVDEIIRVAKDSGADAIYPGYGFLSENPELAAKAAENGIAFIGPPAAVLEMAGNKVTAKEHAVAAGVPVLRSTPASDDVDELLAQADEIGFPVFAKAVAGGGGRGMRRVETKEELAPALAEAMREAQSAFGDARMFLEQAVQRPRHIEVQILADTYGHTVHLFERDCSVQRRHQKVVEIAPAPNLDEDVRQALHRHAVAFAESIGYQNAGTVEFLLETAGPRTGEAVFIEMNPRIQVEHTVTEEVTDVDLVQSQMRIAAGASLEELGLTQPEIRLRGAALQCRITTEDPGQGFRPDTGKITTYRSPGGAGIRLDGGTTAAGSQISPHFDSMLAKLTCRGRDFGAAVARARRALAEFRIRGVSTNIPFLQAVLDDPQFIEGDISTAFIDERPQLLRGRESKDRGSKILSWLVDVTVNKPNGENPLTVDPRLKLPTVDLATPTVPGSRQRLLELGPAGFAADLRAQTALAVTETTFRDAHQSLLATRVRTKDLLTVAPYVARLTPQLLSVEAWGGATYDVALRFLGEDPWERLDALRAAFPNIAIQMLLRGRNTVGYTPYPTAVTDAFVQEAAASGVDIFRIFDALNDVSQMRPAIDAVLSTGTAVAEAALCYTGDLLDPAEDLYTLDYYLRLAEQMVEAGAHVLAIKDMAGLLRPAAGAKLVAALRERFDLPVHVHTHDTAGGQLATLLAVSAAGADAVDVAAAPMAGTTSQPSLSALIAALAHTERDTGIPLQAAADLEPYWEAVRHQYRPFESGLPGPTGRVYHHEIPGGQLSNLRQQAIALGLAEDFELIEDMYAAANEILGRVPKVTPSSKVVGDLALALAAVRADPADFAENPQNYDIPDSVVGFMAGELGDLPGGWPEPFRSKVLAGRARKEPTADLSAEDEAALAADPATRRDALNRLLFPAPTRTFQETRETYGDLSALDTDDYLYGLTPGVEHVVEIERGVQLWLGLEAIGEADDKGMRTVMTTLNGQLRPVFVRDRSIAVESRQAEKADTSKPGQIAAPFSGVVTVKVEVGESVRAGQPLASIEAMKMEAAITSTVDGVVERLAIGATQQVEAGDLLVVVRPAQ from the coding sequence ATGTTCCGGAAGATCCTGGTCGCCAACCGAGGTGAGATCGCCATCCGCGCATTCCGCGCGGCATACGAGGTCGGGGCGCGCACCGTCGCCGTCTACCCCTACGAGGACAGGTTCTCGCTGCACCGGCTGAAGGCCGACGAGGCCTACCAGATCGGTGAGAAGGGGCATCCGGTGCGCGCCTACCTGGATGTCGACGAGATCATCCGGGTAGCCAAGGACAGCGGGGCCGACGCGATCTACCCGGGGTACGGCTTCCTCTCCGAGAACCCCGAGCTCGCCGCCAAGGCGGCCGAGAACGGGATCGCCTTCATCGGCCCGCCCGCGGCGGTCCTGGAGATGGCCGGGAACAAGGTCACCGCGAAGGAGCACGCCGTCGCGGCGGGTGTTCCGGTGCTGCGTTCCACACCCGCGTCCGACGACGTGGACGAGCTCCTCGCGCAGGCGGACGAGATCGGCTTCCCCGTGTTCGCGAAGGCGGTCGCCGGCGGCGGCGGGCGGGGGATGCGGCGCGTCGAGACCAAGGAGGAGCTGGCCCCGGCTCTGGCCGAGGCGATGCGCGAGGCGCAGAGCGCCTTCGGCGACGCCCGGATGTTCCTGGAACAGGCCGTACAGCGACCGCGGCACATCGAGGTCCAGATCCTCGCGGACACCTACGGCCACACGGTCCACCTGTTCGAGCGGGACTGCTCCGTGCAGCGACGCCATCAGAAGGTCGTGGAGATCGCGCCCGCACCCAACCTCGACGAGGATGTGCGCCAGGCCCTGCACCGCCACGCCGTCGCCTTCGCGGAGTCGATCGGCTACCAGAACGCGGGGACGGTCGAGTTCCTCCTGGAGACGGCGGGACCGCGGACCGGTGAGGCCGTCTTCATCGAGATGAACCCTCGCATCCAGGTCGAGCACACGGTCACCGAAGAGGTCACGGACGTCGACCTGGTCCAGTCGCAGATGCGGATCGCCGCGGGCGCGAGCCTCGAAGAGCTCGGACTGACCCAGCCCGAGATCCGTCTGCGCGGCGCCGCGCTGCAGTGCCGCATCACGACCGAGGACCCGGGGCAGGGCTTCCGCCCGGACACCGGAAAGATCACGACCTACCGCTCGCCCGGCGGCGCCGGCATTCGCCTCGACGGCGGGACCACGGCGGCCGGGTCGCAGATCAGCCCGCACTTCGACTCGATGCTGGCCAAGCTCACCTGCCGCGGCCGTGACTTCGGTGCCGCGGTCGCGCGAGCGCGCCGTGCCCTCGCCGAGTTCCGCATCCGCGGGGTGTCCACCAACATCCCCTTCCTGCAGGCCGTGCTCGACGACCCGCAGTTCATCGAGGGGGACATCAGCACCGCCTTCATCGACGAGCGCCCGCAGCTGTTGCGCGGACGCGAGTCGAAGGACCGCGGCTCGAAGATCCTCAGCTGGCTGGTCGACGTCACCGTGAACAAGCCCAACGGTGAGAACCCGCTCACGGTGGATCCCCGCCTGAAGCTCCCGACGGTCGACCTCGCGACCCCGACGGTGCCCGGATCCCGGCAGAGGCTCCTCGAACTCGGCCCGGCCGGGTTCGCCGCCGACCTGCGGGCGCAGACCGCGCTGGCGGTCACCGAGACGACCTTCCGCGACGCGCACCAGTCGCTGCTGGCCACCCGCGTGCGCACGAAGGACCTGCTCACGGTCGCCCCCTACGTGGCACGTCTCACGCCCCAGCTCCTCTCGGTGGAGGCCTGGGGCGGAGCCACCTACGACGTCGCGCTCCGGTTCCTCGGCGAGGACCCCTGGGAGCGTCTCGATGCGCTGCGCGCGGCGTTCCCGAACATCGCGATCCAGATGCTGCTGCGCGGACGGAACACGGTCGGCTACACTCCGTACCCGACCGCCGTGACGGACGCGTTCGTGCAGGAGGCGGCGGCCTCCGGTGTCGACATCTTCCGGATCTTCGACGCGCTCAATGACGTGTCCCAGATGCGGCCGGCCATCGACGCGGTGCTCTCCACCGGAACCGCGGTCGCCGAGGCGGCGCTCTGCTACACCGGCGACCTGCTCGACCCCGCCGAGGATCTCTACACCCTCGACTACTACCTGCGACTCGCCGAGCAGATGGTCGAGGCGGGCGCCCACGTGCTCGCCATCAAGGACATGGCGGGCCTGCTGCGGCCGGCCGCGGGGGCGAAGCTCGTCGCCGCCCTCCGCGAGCGGTTCGACCTGCCCGTGCACGTGCACACGCACGACACGGCGGGCGGCCAGCTGGCCACGCTCCTCGCCGTCAGCGCAGCCGGAGCGGATGCGGTGGACGTCGCCGCGGCGCCCATGGCCGGCACCACGAGCCAGCCCTCGCTGTCGGCACTGATCGCCGCACTCGCCCACACCGAGCGCGACACCGGCATCCCGCTGCAGGCCGCTGCGGACCTGGAGCCCTACTGGGAGGCCGTGCGCCACCAGTACCGTCCGTTCGAGTCCGGCCTGCCCGGCCCCACCGGCCGCGTCTACCACCACGAGATCCCGGGCGGTCAGCTCTCGAACCTCCGCCAGCAGGCGATCGCGCTGGGACTGGCCGAGGACTTCGAGCTGATCGAGGACATGTACGCCGCCGCGAACGAGATCCTCGGCCGGGTCCCGAAGGTGACGCCGTCCTCCAAGGTCGTCGGCGACCTCGCGCTGGCACTGGCAGCGGTGCGCGCGGATCCGGCGGACTTCGCCGAGAACCCGCAGAACTACGACATCCCGGACTCCGTCGTCGGGTTCATGGCGGGCGAGCTCGGCGACCTGCCCGGCGGGTGGCCGGAGCCGTTCCGGAGCAAGGTGCTGGCGGGCCGTGCGCGGAAGGAGCCGACCGCGGACCTCTCCGCCGAGGATGAGGCGGCTCTGGCAGCGGACCCGGCAACCCGGCGGGACGCCCTCAACCGCCTGCTGTTCCCCGCGCCCACGCGCACGTTCCAGGAGACGCGCGAGACCTACGGCGACCTGTCCGCGCTGGACACCGACGATTACCTCTACGGGCTCACCCCGGGGGTCGAGCACGTCGTCGAGATCGAGCGGGGCGTCCAGCTCTGGCTGGGGCTGGAGGCGATCGGTGAAGCCGACGACAAGGGCATGCGCACGGTCATGACCACGCTCAACGGACAACTGCGCCCCGTGTTCGTGCGCGACCGCAGCATCGCCGTGGAGAGCCGTCAGGCCGAGAAAGCCGACACGTCCAAACCGGGTCAGATCGCCGCGCCGTTCTCCGGTGTCGTCACCGTCAAGGTCGAGGTGGGCGAGTCCGTCCGTGCCGGGCAGCCGCTGGCATCCATCGAGGCGATGAAGATGGAGGCGGCCATCACGAGCACCGTCGACGGGGTCGTTGAACGTCTGGCGATCGGCGCCACGCAGCAGGTGGAAGCAGGGGACCTTTTGGTCGTGGTCCGGCCCGCGCAGTAA